The following are from one region of the Stanieria cyanosphaera PCC 7437 genome:
- a CDS encoding IS701 family transposase encodes MSFNLPVEIISILLPFAGLFSKKVWNYVQIMLIGAILATGKRTVTSILEVMGLSAESNFQNYHRVLNRAVWSNLQASKILLTTLVMTFIPCGIVVCGIDDTIERRKGKKIKAKGIYRDPVRSSHSHFVKVSGLRWLSMMLLVEIPWAKKVWGLPFFTTLAPSERYHQQLQHRHKKLTDWARQMIFQVRRWLWNRELVVVADSSFTCLELLSSVSQTTSTSMITRLRLDAALYEPAPSRPTGTMGRPRLKGTRLPNLEQILIDADTQWSKITLSNWYGEANRPVEMSTGVAVWYHTGLPVVPIRWVLVRDPLDKFRPQALLCTNQRYQSQQILEWFSRRWQIEVTFEEARRHLGMETQRQWSDLAIARTTPLILGLFSLVTLLAHRLQANFTWTTRQKSWYVKSLPTFSDALALVRRFLWASTFSISSKPTDIIKVPRSLFNRLRDLAIYAA; translated from the coding sequence ATGAGTTTTAATTTACCCGTTGAAATTATTAGTATTCTTTTACCTTTTGCTGGTCTGTTTTCTAAAAAGGTTTGGAACTACGTTCAAATCATGTTAATTGGTGCGATTTTAGCCACAGGAAAAAGAACTGTAACTTCAATATTAGAAGTGATGGGATTGTCTGCTGAGTCTAACTTCCAGAATTATCATCGGGTATTAAATCGTGCAGTTTGGTCAAACCTTCAAGCAAGCAAAATACTACTAACAACCTTAGTCATGACATTTATTCCTTGTGGCATAGTTGTCTGTGGAATAGACGATACGATAGAACGTCGAAAAGGCAAGAAAATAAAAGCTAAAGGTATTTATCGCGACCCAGTCAGGTCAAGTCATAGTCACTTTGTTAAGGTTAGTGGTTTACGTTGGTTGTCAATGATGTTGCTTGTGGAAATCCCTTGGGCAAAAAAGGTTTGGGGATTACCGTTTTTTACAACACTAGCTCCGTCTGAGCGTTATCATCAGCAATTACAACATCGACACAAAAAACTAACTGATTGGGCAAGACAGATGATTTTTCAAGTTAGACGATGGCTTTGGAATCGAGAACTGGTAGTAGTGGCAGATAGTAGTTTTACCTGTCTAGAATTACTTTCCTCAGTGAGCCAAACTACTTCTACTTCAATGATTACCCGTTTACGCTTGGATGCTGCTCTTTATGAACCTGCTCCATCAAGACCTACAGGTACTATGGGTCGTCCTCGTCTTAAAGGAACAAGATTGCCTAACTTGGAACAAATTCTCATTGATGCTGATACACAATGGTCAAAAATTACACTATCTAATTGGTATGGAGAAGCAAATCGCCCAGTTGAAATGTCAACTGGGGTAGCTGTCTGGTATCATACTGGACTACCTGTTGTGCCAATTCGCTGGGTTTTAGTCCGCGACCCTTTAGATAAATTTAGACCACAAGCTCTGTTGTGTACCAATCAAAGATATCAATCTCAACAGATTCTTGAATGGTTTTCGCGTCGTTGGCAAATAGAAGTAACTTTTGAAGAAGCTAGAAGACACTTGGGTATGGAAACTCAACGTCAGTGGTCAGATTTAGCAATTGCACGCACCACCCCTCTTATTTTAGGACTTTTTTCTCTAGTTACTCTTTTGGCTCATCGTTTACAAGCCAATTTTACTTGGACTACTAGACAAAAAAGTTGGTATGTTAAATCTCTACCTACTTTTTCTGATGCCTTAGCTTTAGTACGCCGATTTCTGTGGGCTAGCACTTTTTCGATATCATCTAAACCTACTGACATCATAAAAGTCCCTCGTTCTTTATTCAATCGTTTGAGAGATCTGGCTATTTATGCTGCTTGA
- a CDS encoding carbonic anhydrase translates to MKKLISGLDKFRHTYVPTHQQLLAQLSHGQKPRVLFITCSDSRIDPNLITQTDVGELFVIRNAGNIIPPYGAANGGEGGTIEYAIHALGIEQIVVCGHSHCGAMKGLLKLNELQAEMPLVYDWLKHAESTRRLVKENYSNYQGEELMEIMVAENVLIQINNLKTYPVVQAKLHQGKLQIYGWIYHIETGEVLAYDPETHTYVSPQSQLPDYRNKSLFPNNKFQSTNAPPVACELLKSKKQSSQSNGDGWLNLQSIEQIREELEGLLANTPRSSTDAAQAMRSLEELFNEARQSGMSSNELRGFHYRFSEPIQVWARKIHSR, encoded by the coding sequence GTGAAAAAGTTAATTAGCGGTCTTGATAAGTTTCGTCATACTTATGTACCCACCCACCAACAACTTTTAGCACAACTTTCTCATGGTCAAAAACCTAGAGTCCTGTTTATTACTTGTTCCGATTCACGAATAGATCCAAACCTCATTACTCAAACAGATGTAGGGGAACTGTTTGTGATTAGAAATGCAGGTAATATTATTCCTCCCTATGGTGCAGCTAACGGAGGTGAAGGAGGTACGATTGAATATGCTATCCATGCACTGGGGATTGAACAAATAGTAGTGTGTGGACATTCTCACTGTGGTGCAATGAAAGGATTGCTGAAACTTAATGAACTACAGGCTGAGATGCCTTTAGTCTATGACTGGTTAAAACACGCAGAGTCTACTCGTCGTCTGGTGAAAGAAAACTATTCCAATTATCAGGGCGAAGAGTTAATGGAGATTATGGTAGCAGAAAATGTTCTGATTCAGATCAATAATCTCAAAACCTATCCAGTTGTCCAAGCTAAATTGCATCAAGGTAAACTACAAATCTACGGTTGGATTTACCATATTGAGACTGGAGAAGTTTTAGCTTACGATCCAGAAACTCATACTTACGTTTCTCCTCAAAGTCAATTACCAGATTACAGAAATAAAAGTCTTTTCCCAAATAATAAATTTCAAAGTACTAATGCCCCTCCCGTTGCTTGCGAATTATTAAAAAGTAAGAAGCAATCTTCCCAGTCAAATGGCGATGGTTGGTTAAATTTACAATCAATTGAGCAAATTAGGGAAGAATTAGAAGGTTTACTTGCGAATACTCCTCGATCCTCAACTGATGCAGCCCAAGCAATGCGATCGCTTGAAGAGCTATTTAATGAAGCGCGTCAATCAGGTATGAGTTCTAATGAACTACGAGGTTTTCATTACAGATTCTCTGAACCAATTCAAGTTTGGGCAAGAAAAATCCATAGCAGATAA
- the cas2 gene encoding CRISPR-associated endonuclease Cas2, with protein MLLYVIVYDIPCDKRRKKVADLLEGYGTRVQYSVFECVLRKEQYHQLCSRLKKRIELQEDSIRIYPLTRHTLDKVETWGVGTPVTSPPGSIIV; from the coding sequence TTGTTACTTTATGTAATTGTTTATGATATTCCTTGTGATAAAAGAAGAAAAAAAGTTGCTGATTTGCTAGAAGGATACGGTACACGAGTGCAATATAGTGTTTTTGAATGTGTTTTGCGAAAAGAACAATATCATCAACTTTGTTCTCGTCTTAAAAAAAGGATCGAGTTGCAAGAAGATAGTATTAGAATTTATCCTCTAACGCGCCATACTCTTGATAAAGTTGAAACCTGGGGAGTAGGAACACCAGTTACTTCGCCTCCTGGTTCGATTATTGTGTAA
- a CDS encoding type III-B CRISPR module-associated Cmr3 family protein gives MLWYTLTPLDILLFRDAKPFTPGERAWAGSVFPPNGHAIAGAIRGLLNNDQKITLKGVFLCYQQKLYLPRPLNYVGKNLLHPLTWLDKDSPYRQMIWNRFSPAPLLKKAPDEEEEKENNIARKPRNYLPYSVITKLLDNKELKSEDWLCQEREKPQPWSVETRSHNCLDSGTRQVKDADGYFVENAIRLHSGWSLAIGIDKKIPNTPTSMRLGGEGHRVLVEECPELSEQWEKLQQQSQRNYEAGGKSLAYLITPGVFERIHKDQKAVCQPYPWEWKLAHTVNSNQKEGNLVSVATAQPLPISGRVRDEDKNNDELGIMNAESKNSSFSTHPSSLKSIPAPQVFAAPAGSVYYLNRPDILFQDTDEAPNKVKRWRSLGYSELLWISYLNN, from the coding sequence ATGCTCTGGTACACTCTCACGCCGTTAGACATATTATTATTCCGCGATGCTAAACCTTTTACTCCAGGAGAAAGAGCCTGGGCTGGAAGTGTCTTTCCTCCTAACGGACACGCGATCGCAGGAGCAATTAGAGGATTATTAAATAATGACCAAAAAATAACTCTAAAAGGTGTTTTTCTTTGTTATCAACAGAAACTTTATTTGCCTCGCCCCCTTAATTATGTTGGTAAAAATTTGCTCCATCCCTTAACTTGGTTGGATAAAGACTCACCCTATCGACAAATGATTTGGAATCGTTTTTCTCCTGCCCCTTTGTTAAAAAAAGCTCCAGATGAAGAGGAGGAAAAAGAAAATAACATTGCACGAAAACCACGAAACTATTTACCTTATTCTGTAATTACTAAACTATTAGATAACAAAGAATTAAAATCCGAAGATTGGTTATGTCAAGAGAGAGAAAAGCCTCAACCGTGGTCAGTAGAAACTCGTTCTCATAACTGTTTGGATTCGGGTACTCGTCAGGTAAAAGATGCCGATGGTTACTTTGTCGAAAATGCCATTCGTCTGCATTCAGGTTGGAGTTTAGCTATTGGTATAGATAAAAAAATACCTAATACCCCTACCTCTATGAGACTGGGAGGAGAAGGGCATCGGGTATTAGTCGAAGAATGTCCCGAATTAAGCGAACAATGGGAAAAATTACAACAGCAATCCCAACGCAACTATGAAGCAGGAGGTAAATCTTTAGCTTATTTAATTACTCCTGGAGTGTTTGAACGCATCCATAAAGACCAAAAAGCAGTTTGCCAACCCTATCCTTGGGAGTGGAAACTAGCCCATACAGTTAATTCCAATCAAAAAGAAGGCAACTTAGTTAGTGTAGCAACCGCCCAACCTTTACCGATTAGTGGAAGAGTTAGAGATGAGGACAAGAATAATGATGAATTAGGAATTATGAATGCGGAATCAAAAAATTCATCATTCAGCACTCATCCTTCATCCTTAAAAAGTATTCCTGCACCTCAAGTATTTGCTGCCCCGGCTGGTAGTGTTTATTACCTAAATCGACCAGATATTCTGTTTCAAGATACAGATGAAGCACCAAATAAAGTTAAACGCTGGCGATCGCTAGGTTATTCCGAATTATTATGGATTTCTTATTTAAATAACTAA
- a CDS encoding DUF4340 domain-containing protein, protein MKLQRTTCLLIIFAAILGSWVYFYEIRGEQQKTISATNQQQIFNLTEAQINKIIIQKSNQTLEFERTGKNEQPWQMKQPQNVPANDATIAFLLDLITNGKSDRIFTVPQSDLSQYGLDNPIAHIMIESNNQTTQEIFLGQPSLNEELIYAYTPVSGTKTGLNVLLVSRNWQYAVDRELSEWQQNPTN, encoded by the coding sequence ATGAAACTACAAAGAACTACTTGCTTATTAATTATTTTTGCAGCTATTCTTGGTAGCTGGGTTTATTTTTATGAAATTAGAGGGGAACAACAAAAAACTATTTCAGCAACAAACCAACAGCAAATTTTTAATTTAACTGAAGCCCAAATTAATAAAATTATTATTCAAAAATCAAACCAAACTTTAGAATTTGAACGTACAGGAAAAAATGAACAACCTTGGCAGATGAAACAACCTCAAAATGTTCCTGCTAATGATGCTACTATAGCTTTTTTATTAGATTTAATTACCAACGGAAAAAGCGATCGCATTTTTACTGTGCCTCAATCTGATTTGAGTCAATATGGTTTAGATAATCCCATTGCTCATATAATGATTGAATCAAACAATCAAACAACTCAAGAAATTTTTTTAGGACAACCTAGTCTCAATGAAGAATTGATTTATGCTTATACCCCTGTTTCAGGAACAAAAACCGGTCTGAATGTACTTTTAGTCTCCAGAAATTGGCAATATGCAGTTGATAGAGAATTGTCTGAATGGCAACAAAACCCTACAAACTAA
- the cas10 gene encoding type III-B CRISPR-associated protein Cas10/Cmr2 — MRDFWAGSWLLHYLSAKVSWELAKKYGADTLLYPCLYQQPLIDHWLLEEYPEFSQWLEKPTAQQLLTAGFPNVIVMILPDNGKQGDEIKDNPIYAATQYAKQVLEKEWEKLGTKSLKFLQNMNPTWKEINPHTWEGWLESQWQTYWTALPIGNLETELTQSPRQQDEYQQWCDKQNDFTNLKERLALFETNEAEFLKAVFNLLEKTETDSKSYSRQPNLNVGSWWGNIFDRLRYNLTAVKNARTWSMPTAFGTRSTISGIGSVVHNHQSDWATEGETKNFWKHEKNLGLFDGIEELNATEVVKRVLHRILPEILGISDLSLTYPDLSSGVAGWLKQAEITGDEEVIKYYQTACQEICDRFDWVKKITEDKNKNAWGIPWINRYHRNLPNPRLINSGWLIEDFPSQDTNEKKAELTKLRDTITKHFPPGKNPTDWYVIAAGDGDSMSEWLKGTKLKEYREYIPQELQDKINNFPDEIKQPVKEFLKVDKRMGPATHSALSRSLLDFANQLVPYLTQSRYAGRLIYCGGDDILAYTNLWEWDSWLWDIRQCFKGQEDPGNEFVSQGDYWQYKNDELGIMNAELKNNSSFSTHPSSLLNRPLFTLGSEATISFGIVIAHHSVPLAIALENLWEAEEEAKEHYYIPNDKKTQKDAVQVRAIYGNGNILKATAKFNVFNCWRELVEFAQKHQELDWAIFEQAAEIWSQHPSPQQAIEQWTKAFCERRNIFKNNLDSRDLFAIKLSDLLSKLFTYNPSDKHRDLEIKNWLKLAAFTLRNRKVGNRK; from the coding sequence ATGCGAGATTTTTGGGCTGGTTCGTGGTTGCTGCATTATTTATCAGCCAAAGTTTCTTGGGAATTGGCTAAAAAATACGGCGCAGATACACTTTTATATCCTTGTTTGTATCAACAACCTTTAATCGATCATTGGTTATTAGAAGAATATCCCGAATTTAGTCAGTGGCTTGAAAAACCTACAGCACAACAGTTATTAACTGCTGGTTTTCCCAATGTCATTGTCATGATTCTCCCAGACAATGGTAAACAAGGAGATGAAATTAAAGATAATCCTATATATGCAGCGACTCAATATGCCAAACAGGTTTTAGAAAAAGAGTGGGAAAAATTAGGAACTAAATCATTAAAGTTTCTACAAAATATGAATCCAACCTGGAAAGAAATTAACCCCCATACTTGGGAAGGTTGGCTAGAATCTCAATGGCAAACCTATTGGACAGCTTTACCCATAGGTAATTTAGAGACAGAATTAACTCAATCGCCACGCCAACAGGACGAATATCAGCAGTGGTGCGATAAACAAAATGATTTTACCAATTTAAAAGAGCGATTAGCTTTATTTGAAACTAACGAGGCAGAATTTCTTAAAGCCGTATTCAATTTATTAGAAAAAACAGAAACTGATTCTAAATCTTACTCCAGGCAACCCAATCTTAATGTCGGTTCTTGGTGGGGTAATATATTTGATCGCCTTCGGTATAATCTAACCGCAGTCAAAAATGCCCGTACTTGGTCAATGCCAACTGCTTTTGGTACTCGTTCTACTATTTCTGGAATTGGTTCGGTTGTGCATAACCATCAATCTGACTGGGCAACCGAAGGAGAAACTAAAAACTTTTGGAAACATGAAAAAAACCTTGGTTTATTCGATGGCATTGAAGAATTAAACGCTACTGAAGTTGTTAAGCGAGTTTTACACAGAATACTTCCAGAAATCTTAGGTATTTCCGATTTATCCCTCACCTATCCCGACCTCAGTTCTGGGGTTGCTGGTTGGTTAAAACAGGCAGAAATTACTGGAGATGAAGAAGTAATTAAATATTATCAAACTGCTTGTCAAGAAATTTGCGATCGCTTTGATTGGGTAAAAAAAATAACTGAAGATAAAAACAAAAATGCTTGGGGTATTCCCTGGATTAATCGATATCATCGTAATTTACCTAACCCTCGCTTAATCAATTCTGGTTGGTTAATAGAAGACTTTCCTTCTCAGGATACTAATGAGAAAAAAGCAGAACTGACTAAACTCAGAGATACCATTACTAAACATTTTCCTCCTGGTAAAAACCCTACCGACTGGTACGTAATTGCTGCTGGTGATGGCGATAGTATGAGTGAGTGGTTAAAAGGAACAAAATTAAAAGAATATCGAGAATATATTCCCCAAGAATTACAAGACAAAATTAATAACTTTCCCGATGAAATAAAACAACCAGTCAAAGAATTTCTCAAAGTTGACAAAAGAATGGGACCGGCTACCCACAGTGCCTTGAGTCGTTCCTTACTCGATTTCGCCAATCAATTAGTACCCTATCTTACTCAATCTCGCTATGCTGGCAGACTGATTTATTGCGGTGGCGATGATATTTTAGCCTATACAAATCTTTGGGAATGGGATAGTTGGCTGTGGGATATTCGTCAATGTTTTAAAGGACAAGAAGACCCAGGTAATGAGTTTGTTAGTCAAGGAGATTATTGGCAATATAAAAATGATGAATTAGGAATAATGAACGCGGAATTAAAAAACAATTCATCATTCAGCACTCATCCTTCATCATTACTAAATCGTCCTTTATTTACTTTAGGATCGGAAGCAACTATTAGTTTTGGTATTGTTATCGCCCATCATTCCGTACCTCTAGCTATTGCTTTAGAAAATCTTTGGGAGGCTGAAGAAGAAGCAAAAGAACATTACTATATTCCTAATGATAAAAAAACACAAAAAGATGCGGTTCAAGTTCGAGCTATTTATGGCAACGGTAATATTTTAAAAGCTACCGCTAAATTTAATGTTTTTAACTGTTGGCGTGAGTTAGTAGAATTTGCTCAAAAACATCAAGAATTAGACTGGGCAATTTTTGAACAAGCTGCTGAAATTTGGTCACAACATCCCTCACCCCAGCAAGCAATTGAACAATGGACGAAAGCATTTTGTGAACGAAGAAATATATTTAAAAATAATTTAGATTCTCGCGATCTTTTTGCTATAAAGCTAAGCGATTTACTAAGTAAGTTATTTACTTATAATCCGAGCGATAAACACCGAGATTTAGAAATAAAAAATTGGCTCAAATTAGCAGCATTTACTTTGAGAAATAGAAAAGTAGGGAACAGGAAATAG
- the cmr4 gene encoding type III-B CRISPR module RAMP protein Cmr4, translating to MTINYTYLYLLSPLHTGGTTQEGNLLGIARESHTNFPYIPSSSIRGRLRASVEDKDQKFKLFGTDLENTSQLEQGNIWIGDGALLWLPVPSLSHGVVWVSCPMLLKRWARFTGKLDRIPVEYSCNFLNGNSAVYLKDAILKADELKQWQNWQDFIPQTSQSNTIERAIVLPDKHCATLIQMSLWRQVKIKLDENKTVDGGFRYEEAIPPDTLMYFTWGTTSAANGTASQIHQEFTQLLAKQEILQIGGQESLGRGFVQQWLASAN from the coding sequence ATGACCATTAATTACACATATCTTTATTTACTTTCTCCCCTACATACAGGCGGAACTACTCAAGAAGGTAATTTGTTAGGAATTGCCCGTGAATCTCATACCAATTTTCCTTATATTCCTTCTAGCAGCATTCGTGGCAGATTAAGAGCTAGTGTAGAAGACAAAGACCAAAAATTTAAACTCTTTGGTACGGATTTAGAAAATACTAGCCAATTAGAACAGGGAAATATTTGGATTGGCGATGGTGCTTTACTTTGGCTTCCCGTACCTTCCTTGAGTCATGGAGTAGTTTGGGTTAGTTGCCCGATGTTATTAAAACGGTGGGCTAGGTTTACAGGTAAATTGGATCGGATTCCAGTTGAATATAGTTGTAACTTTCTCAATGGAAACTCGGCTGTTTATCTCAAAGATGCCATTCTCAAAGCAGACGAATTAAAGCAATGGCAAAACTGGCAAGATTTTATTCCCCAGACTTCTCAATCTAACACGATTGAAAGAGCGATAGTACTTCCCGACAAACATTGTGCCACCTTAATTCAAATGAGTCTGTGGCGACAGGTCAAAATTAAACTCGACGAAAACAAAACTGTTGATGGTGGTTTTCGCTACGAAGAAGCCATTCCTCCTGACACTTTAATGTATTTTACCTGGGGAACTACCTCGGCTGCTAATGGTACAGCATCTCAAATACATCAAGAATTCACTCAGTTACTAGCCAAACAAGAAATCTTACAAATTGGCGGACAAGAAAGCTTAGGAAGAGGCTTTGTTCAACAGTGGCTAGCTTCAGCAAACTAA
- a CDS encoding RAMP superfamily CRISPR-associated protein, which produces MSPQPLQRPQRPNKPVPKSQVSNKPQSFNDNGGGNNGGHGNRRNNNEGNNEPPSPWLNSDNEPQPNSTASFVEYLRWMREPEREYKDATKIQILQIAQENANYCDRLKQLNQRTELIAGKENTFIVKCPWRIRVGGHRGPESILLPAFDALGMPYIPASTLRGVARTQAIREIVATENIKWSAAEQQVAPYFGSIETNKAEDCAGKIVFLDAYPLPSKTGGLSMDMANNIWKWDENKQPQYGSNPNVFLSLQKSDFLIGLRLSSNCQDKEILNKVKHWLISGLQAGIGSQINTGYGRLVIGDKTKSSYEFFHVKFALEGQLIHGNQEFNNVKQPFQTNKDGSFKTDKNGKLKSATIAIPEVRPTAFKSMLRYWFRAFALGVFPAEQVVNWEGKIFGAINPKQQLGWVRINIINGKLIQPEPKKDNERRGKQQGILTLSHSIATPQDKTQAISSLLKNLTWMMFNLGGIGQGARRPCYSRQNREYAPWFRGSTFSVDADLKNPKSFWYEPETVREFQQLFQNKLKKFYEALGQITQIDINYRSPKTVGSVSRQQWQEAIDNNCRIVVCSGDEDFNKPYALARLHSPNLKYNNNYDGNLCGKVASGVKPSPVWIADLGDYQVVTVFGATQDPRKRYLDELRTHPSKENYAQIFPFQ; this is translated from the coding sequence ATGTCTCCTCAACCTCTTCAACGTCCTCAAAGACCAAATAAACCAGTACCTAAATCGCAAGTTAGTAACAAACCACAATCTTTCAATGATAATGGTGGAGGAAATAACGGCGGTCATGGAAATAGAAGAAATAATAATGAAGGAAATAACGAACCTCCTTCACCTTGGCTAAACTCCGATAATGAACCCCAACCAAACTCTACAGCTAGTTTTGTCGAATACTTGCGTTGGATGCGCGAACCAGAAAGAGAATATAAAGACGCGACTAAGATACAGATATTACAAATAGCACAAGAAAATGCCAATTATTGCGATCGCCTGAAGCAATTAAATCAACGTACCGAATTAATTGCAGGGAAAGAAAATACCTTTATAGTCAAATGCCCCTGGCGTATTCGTGTTGGCGGACATCGCGGACCCGAAAGTATTTTATTACCCGCTTTTGATGCTTTGGGAATGCCTTATATTCCAGCCAGTACCCTTCGCGGTGTAGCTAGAACTCAGGCAATTAGAGAAATAGTTGCCACCGAAAACATTAAATGGTCGGCAGCAGAACAACAAGTAGCCCCTTACTTTGGTTCTATTGAAACAAATAAAGCAGAAGATTGTGCGGGTAAAATAGTTTTTCTCGATGCCTATCCTTTACCCAGTAAAACTGGTGGTTTGAGTATGGATATGGCAAATAATATTTGGAAATGGGATGAAAACAAACAACCTCAATACGGGTCTAACCCCAATGTCTTTTTATCTCTGCAAAAGTCTGATTTCTTGATTGGTTTACGTTTATCTAGTAATTGTCAGGATAAGGAAATTTTAAACAAAGTAAAACATTGGTTAATTTCAGGTTTACAAGCTGGTATTGGGTCGCAAATTAATACTGGTTATGGACGGTTAGTTATAGGAGATAAAACTAAATCTAGTTATGAATTCTTTCACGTTAAGTTTGCTTTGGAAGGACAATTAATTCACGGTAATCAAGAATTTAATAATGTCAAACAACCATTTCAAACAAATAAAGATGGTAGTTTCAAAACAGACAAAAATGGCAAACTAAAATCTGCTACTATTGCTATTCCCGAAGTGCGTCCAACTGCTTTTAAATCAATGCTGCGCTATTGGTTTCGGGCTTTTGCTCTAGGAGTTTTTCCTGCCGAACAAGTGGTAAATTGGGAAGGTAAAATTTTTGGTGCGATTAATCCCAAACAGCAGTTAGGTTGGGTAAGAATAAATATTATTAATGGCAAATTAATTCAACCAGAACCAAAAAAAGATAACGAGCGACGTGGCAAACAACAAGGTATTCTGACTTTATCCCATTCTATAGCCACACCTCAAGATAAAACTCAAGCAATTTCATCGCTGTTAAAAAATCTAACCTGGATGATGTTTAACCTTGGCGGTATCGGACAAGGTGCGAGAAGACCCTGTTATTCTCGGCAAAATCGAGAATATGCACCTTGGTTTCGTGGTTCTACTTTTTCTGTTGATGCAGATTTAAAAAACCCTAAATCTTTTTGGTATGAACCAGAAACTGTTAGAGAATTTCAACAGTTATTTCAGAATAAACTAAAAAAATTCTACGAGGCATTGGGTCAAATAACTCAGATCGATATCAATTATCGTTCTCCTAAAACAGTTGGTTCGGTTAGCCGTCAACAATGGCAGGAAGCGATCGATAATAACTGTCGTATTGTAGTCTGTTCTGGTGACGAAGATTTTAATAAACCTTATGCTTTGGCAAGACTTCATTCTCCAAATTTAAAATACAACAACAATTACGATGGCAATCTATGCGGAAAGGTAGCAAGTGGTGTTAAACCTTCCCCCGTCTGGATTGCTGATTTAGGTGATTACCAAGTCGTCACGGTGTTTGGGGCTACTCAAGACCCGAGAAAAAGGTATTTAGACGAATTACGCACTCATCCTTCAAAAGAAAATTACGCGCAAATTTTTCCCTTTCAATAG